A window of Variovorax paradoxus genomic DNA:
GCTTCCGGCGGCTCGGTGGTGAACACGAGCATCGAGGACAACCTCGCGAACTCTTCGGTCTCCACGTCGAACAACCAGATCCAGGCACTGGCCGTCGGCAACCGCGCGAGCGGCAACACGCTGTCGGTGACGGGCAATGCGCTGTCCACCGCCAACACCGCCGCCGCCCGCCTGGGCGCCGTGTCGAACGGTGGGGTGCTGACCACCGACGCTTCGTTCAGCGTGCAGAACGTGCAGACCGGTTCGGGTTCTGTCATCGCCTCCCAGCGTGACATGACCACGAACCCGGCCGCGCCGACCGCCGCACAGGTGCGCACGTCCATCGGCGGCTCGGTCACGGGCTCCACGGTCGCATCGAATGGCAACAGCTCCAGCGCTTCGGCCACGAGCAACAGCGCGACCAACGGCCTGACTCTTGCCGGCACCACGATCGCCACTTCCGGCGCGCTGCAGAACGCGCAGAGCACCAGTGCCGACGTGAGTGCGCTGATCGGTCTGGCGGGAACGGCCGCGGTTGCACCGTCGCCGGCTGTCCCGTTCCAATATCAGGGTAAGGGGACTCTGAGCGGCACGTTCGACGCTGGGACGGACACGTACCTGCTGGCCTCCGGCTCGGTGGTCACGACCACCGTGACGAGCGAGGCGCAAGCAGCGTACCTGGCGGCGAATGGCTGGACACGCACGACACCCACCTCGCTGGAACTTCATCGGGACCTGTCGGGCACGACCATCAGCAGTTCGCTCTATAACGCGCTGAACACGCCAGTCGGAAATACGTACGCCGGGATCATTCCGGCTTCGGGCGGCTCTCCCGCCGTTCCGAACCAGGGCGGCGTCACTGTCGCCGTGGCCGGCGCGGTCACCAATTCGCAGCTGAGCGTCAACGGCAACACCGCCAATGGCGCGGTCACCGGCAACACCGCAACCAACAGCGTGTCCGTCACCGGCGGCAATATCGCTGCGGGCAGCGGCAACACCGTGGCCACGGCGGGCAACCTGCCGCTGGCAGCCGGTACCGGTGCGCAGGCCGACCATGCGCTGTCGAACGTGCAGCAAGTGAACGAAGGCGCAAGTCTCACGACCAGCGTGTTCGGCACCTATGCCGTCGACACCACCGCGGGCGCCGCCATCTCCGGCTCGACCGTGAGCGTGTCGAACAACAGCCAGCGCGGCAGCGCGGTCGCCAACACGGCGTCCAACAGCGTCGCCCTGAGCGGCAACAGCGTGGCGACCATCACGGCCCTGTCGTCGCAGCAGGGTAGCGCGGCAGCCGTCTCGGCCAGCTCGGCCCTCGAGCTGTACGCACCGGGCGCTGTGTCGAACTCGTCGGTTGCTCTCACGGGCAACAAGAACGTGTCGCTCGGCGTGATCAACGACGTGACCAACACACTGGCCGTCAGCGGCACCAACGTGACGCCCGTCGGCGCCGCCGTCAATGCCAACCTGACCTCGGCCACCGCCACCGGCGACCATGTGTTGAAGAACAACCAGGTTGCCACGACCAGCGTCGCCAGCACGGCAAGCACGCGCCTGTACAACCAGGACCAGTTTGCAGCCGCCACCACGGGCCTGGTCAACAGCAGCGTGACCGTCACCGGCAACAGCACCACGGCCGAGGCTTCCGCCAACCGCGCCGACAACAGCGTGGCCCTGAACGGCGCTGCGCTGCAAGGTGCCAACGCCGGCCTGGTCAACACGCAGAACAGCTCCGCGGCAGTGACGTCCAACGCCACCACCTCGGCCACGTTCCAGCTGAACGGCACCGCACCGGCCACGGCCGCGGCACTGAACAGCGGCGTGACGATCGACGGCAACAGCACCACGGCGCTGGCTCGCGGCAACGCAGCCACCAACGCGCTGAACGTTGCGGCAGGCAGCAGCTACGGCACCTCGACCGCGGCGACGGCAGGCAGCACGCCGGCTGGCACGCAGGCCACGGCCGCAGTGCTGAACACCCAAGGCAACACGGGTGCGGTGACCTCCAACGCCACGGGGACCTACCAGGTCGCGCTGAACGGCGTGGGCACGGGCACCGCCCCTGGCCTGACCAACGGCACCGCTGCCATCACGGGCAACACCGTGGCGGCACAGGCGTACGGCAACAGCGCGACCAACACGCTGACCGTGACTGCGCCGGCCACCGGCCGTCCGACCGCTGCCATCGGCAACTACCAGACCAACAGCGGCGCCATCGTCGCGACGGCCACTGGTGTGAGCTACGGCGCGGGTGTGACGGGTGCGGTCAGCGGCAGCACGCTGCGCGCCGCGGGTAACCAGGTCACCGCCACGGCGGTGGGCAACTCCGCCGTGTCGACGATCGCGTCGGCCCGCTAAGGGTTGCCGCTCCAGCCCCGGCGAAACCTCTTTCGCCGGGGCTTCTTGTCCGCCCGGGCCGCTTGCGCGGTCCGGCGTCGCAGGCCCCAAGGGCGGGGCCGTGCCGGGTTGGGCATGCCGTACGCCGGTTTCGGAACGATCCGCATCGTCCCCGGCTCGCCCTCTCGCCAGGAACACCTTCAACCATGTATCTGCATCCCCTCATAGCCAATGTGCCGCCCGCCGAGCGCGCGGCCCTGGTCCAGTGCAGCGAGTTGCGCTCGTACCGGCGCAACGACGTCGTGCTCAACGCCGACGAATGGACGGACCGCATCTACTGCGTGGCGGGCGGCCTCTTGCGCGTGGTCGCGCACGGCCGCGAAGACGGCGGCGACGTCACCACCGACTTCATTCGCCAGGACGATTTCTTTCTCAGCCCCTCATTCAGCGAAGACCGCTACCAGGCCATGCAGACGCTCGTCGCCGCCTTGCCGTCTTCTGTCTACCTCGTGCCCGTGGCGGCCGTGCGCAAGCTGTGCGGGCTGTACCCCGAAGTGGCCATCGGCCTGCTGGGCCTAGCCATGAAGCGCATGTCGGTCATTCGCGGGCAACTGCGCCGCATTTCCGCGCTGTCGTCCGAAGACCTGGTGAGCCGCGTGCTGCACCAGCTGACGCAGCTGGCCCCGGCCGTGACCGGCGGCTACGACAAGCGCATCACCCAGTCGGTGATCGCCTCTTACTCGGGCCTTTCGCGCGAGGTGGTCAACAAGACCATGCGCGACCTGGAGAGCCGCGGCCTCGTTCGGCGCGACGAGCACGGCGTGCATGTGGACGCCGATTTCGCGGCCACCGATTTCGGCGGCCTGCTGCCATTGGAAGAGAACCTCTCGCACATCGCGCCGCACCAGGCCAGCCCGATGTTCGCGCCCGACATGTTCGAAACGCCGCGCGGGTCGCCCAGCCGGGCCGGCAAGTCCGGGCGGCCCTGAGCGGGCCGTTTTTCAGGGGCGCGGAATCAGCGGCGAAGAAGGCACCACCGGCGGCGGACGCTGCGGGTAGACCGAGGTGCCGAAGGTGTTGCCCATGCGATTGCTGGTTGCCGCCTGGTTGAACAGGCCCAGCTGATTGGACGGCCTTTGCGTGATGGCCTCCGAGGCCAGGCCCGGCTGGGCGCCATCGGGGCCGCGCGGCGGCGCCGTGGGCTGCAGCTTCTGTGTCAGGCAGGAATAGGAGGGTGTGCGTTCACCGTTGACCACCACCTCCACGCAACTGTCGGCGCCCGCCGCCGGCGACTGTTGCGCCGGCTCGGTCGCTGCCGCACCGCCGAAGCCGCATGCCGCCAGGACGGCGACGCCATACATCAAGAACTCGCGCATCCTCGCACCTCCAAGATTCGTTCTGGTCGCCTGCCGCAGCGGCGGCGAACCGGTCAGTCTAGGCACAGCACAAGTCATCGTAAAGACGCGGGCCGGACATTCAGCCGAAGGTGAAGACGTAGGCCTGCGCGCCCGCGTCGAGGAACTCGATCTCGAACAGCCGGTCCGCGCCGTTCGCCGACTGGCGCACGAGCTGGTAGAGACGCTGCGTATCGATGGTGCCGTCGCCCTGCGCGTCGGTGTCGGTGCCGTGGTCCGCGAGCGGCGGCTTGCCGTCGATCCGCACGCGAAAGCGCACCGGCGTGCCGTCGGCCGACGGGCCCAGCACCAGGTGCAGGTCGCGCGCGTGGAAGCGGTAGGCGATGCGCCCCTGCGCCTTGCCCAGCACAGCGCGTTCGGCGCCCACGGTCCATTCGCCGGAAAGCGCCCAGCGGTTCTCGCGCAGCGAAGAAGGCGCCTGGTACACGCGGGCACGGTCGCTCGCGATGCCGCCGGGCGACGCGAAATTGCTCGCGCGCTCGTAGCCCAGGTAGGTCTCGCCCGAGAGGGCAGGCGACGCGCCGGCCGCCGCCTGCGTGCCCTGGCCTTCGGGCGACACCAGCGGGCCGGCCGCTGCGCCGCGCCCCGCCTCAGCCAGCAACTGCTGGATGACCTGCTCCGACTTCTCGTAGCCGCCTTCGCCGAACTGGTGATGGCGGATGCGCCCCTGCGCATCGACGAAATACAGCGCCGGCCAGTACTGGTTGCCGAACGCGCGCCAGATGGCGTAGTTGCTGTCCACCGCCACGGGAAAGCCGATGCCCAGGTCCTTCGTCGCCTTGCGCACGTTGGCAGGCAGCTTCTCGAACGCGAACTCCGGCGCATGCACGCCGAGCACGACCAGTCCGGCGTCTTTGTACTTGTCGGCCCAGGCGCGGACGTAGGGCAGGGTGCGCAGGCAGTTGATGCACGAGTAGGTCCAGAAATCGACCAGCACCACCTTGCCGCGCAGGCTCTCGGCGGTGAGCGGCGGCGAGTTGATCCACTCGGTGGCGCCCGCGAGCGGCGCAATCGCGCCTTCGTCGCGCAGTGCCAGCGCGGGGCGAGGCGCGGCTGTCGATGCGAGCATCAGGCCGCTGCGGTCGAACGATGCCCGCGGCGCGCTCGGCATGTTCGTGCCGACCTTCTCCACGAGCGCCTTCTCCAGCGCCGAGGTGGTGCCGAAGGACAGCTGGCTCAGCAGCCCCGTGTCCAGCCCCGAGGCGATGGCGCCCACGCCCGCGAGCACCGCCACGCCGGCACCGCGCCGCACCCATTCGCCGGTGCGAAGCGATCCCTTCAGCATCGCGAACAGCCGCCCGCCGAACAGGAGCGCCGCCGCCAGCGAGGTGCAGGCGCCCACCGCGTAGGCCAGCAGCAGCAGGGAGGTGCCGATGCTCGCGCCGTTGAGCGCCGCTCCCGTGAGGATCAGGCCGAGGATCGGCCCCGCGCACGGCGCCCACAGCAGCCCCGTGCCCACGCCCAGCAGCAGCGGCGCGAACACCGAAGACTGCGAGCCGCCAGGGCTCGCCAGCCGAAGGCCCAGCGCCACCAGCGGGCGGCTCATGCGCTGCGCCAGCGATGGCACCAGCAGCGCGAGGCCGAAGAGCGCGAGCATCGCGATGGCCGCGTAGCGCCCGTACTGGTTCGCCGCCACCACCCAGCCGCCGCCCACGGCCGCCAGCGTGGCGACCGCGGCGAAGGCCAGTGCCATGCCCAGCAGCAGGGGCAGTCCATGAGAGCGGAACGGCCGGCCGGCACTCGCGAAGACGAAGGGCAGCACCGGCAGGATGCACGGGCTCAGGATGGTGAGCACACCACCCAGGTAGGCAACGATGAGAAGGAGCATGGTCGGTTCTCCGAACGGTGATTGAAGAAAAAAAGAGCGAGCGATGCCTGCGCGGCCTCGCCGTGCGAGCCGCTGGTTCAGGAAGGACGGTGTGGTGGGGAGGCGGTCAGCCCGGCAATGCAGCCCGCGTGTACATGGTCAGCCGGGCCTCGAGTCCGCCTTCGTCGCGGTTGCGCAGCGTGAGCTCGGCACCCATCGCCATCGCGAGCTGATGCGCGATCGCCAGGCCCAGCCCGGTGCCGCCGGTGCTGCGGTTGCGCGAGTTCTCGACGCGGTAGAAGGGCTTGAGCACGTTCTCCAGATCGTCCGGCGGAATGCCCGGCCCGTTGTCGACCACCAGCAGCGCCAGCCGGTCGCCGTCGATGCGCACCTGCAGGCGGACGTCGGTGCCGAACTTCAGCGCGTTGTCGATCAGGTTCGTGAGGATGCGGCGCAGCGCGTTCGGCCGCGTCACGATGGGGGCGCCCGCGCGGCCTTCGAGCAGCACGCGCTCGCCCGAGTCTTCGTAGTCGGCGAGCATGCTCTCGAACAGCGCGTCGGCGTCGATGCGGCAGGGCGGCTCGGTGGCGCCGTGCAAGGTGCGCGCATAGGTCACGCCCTCGCGCACCAGCGCGTTCATCGCGTCCAGATCCTGGCGGAATTTGCCGCGGTCCTGTTCGTTGTCCATCAGGTCGGTGCGCAGCCGCATGCGGGTGATGGGCGTCTGCAGGTCGTGCGAGATGGCCGCGAGGATCTCCACGCGCTCGGCCATGTAGCCGGCAATGCGCTTTTGCATCGCGTTGAAGGCGCGTGCGGCGTGCGCCACTTCGGTCGGGCCGTCTTCCGAGAGTTGCTGGCCCTTGAGGTCGGGGCCGAGTTCGTCGGCCGCGTCCGCCAGCTGCGCGAGCGGGCGCGTCACCAGCCGCACTGCGTACCAGGCGCACACGGCCAGCACGAGCAGCTGTATCCAAAGCAGCCACATCACCCAGCTGGACACCGGCATGTCGACCCGGCGCGCATGCACCACCAGCGTGGAGCCGTCCGACAGCCGCACCTCGATCTGCAGGCCCTCGCGCGGCGAACTCACCTGGCCGACCTTGACGATCTGGAACGGCCGCATCGCGTCGACGATGGCCTTGGCGAACTGCCGCGACATGGCAGTGTCGGGCGGCGTGCCCTCGGCGCTGCCGCCCAGCACGAAGCGGTAGTTGCGCCGCTCCAGCCGCGCGAGCCAGCTCTCGCGCTCGGCCGCCGGCAGCCGGTCGAGGATGGCGACCGAGCTCGCGATGTCGCGCTCGATGCCGATCATCATCAGCTCGCGCAGCGCCATGCCGCGTTCGTAGCGGATGGCGGCGAAGGTGAGCAGCTGCGCGATCGCAAGGCCGATGACGATGATCAGCGTCACGCGGGAAAAGAGCGATCGGGGCGTGAGCCGGCGCAGGCCGATGGCGGGCGCGGGGAGGCTGGCGGTGTTGGGCATGGGCTGGTTTATAGGTCCGGGGCGGGGCCGGTTGTCGCTTCTTTGTATTGCAGTGTGTACGGCCGGGGGGCGGGACATGGAACATTACCTGCGTTGCGGGTTGGCCGCTTCGCGCGGCGGCTTTGTATGCCCCTGTATCCCGCGTCGCGGGCATACACGGGCATACAAGAACCCCTGTTGCACGACACATGCCGCATACATCCGCCCGGTTCAATCGTTCCATCGCCACTCATTGAACGAAAGAAGGAACGCACATGACCGCACAACCCATCAATCGCCAGCGCCGCCACCTGCTCGGCGGCGCCGCCGCCAGCCTTGCCGCCGTGCAACTGGCCTTCATGGGCAGCGCCCAGGCAGCCGGCATCGGCGCCAGCGCCGGCACGACGCGCAAGCTGGAGCCGATCCGCCAGATCAAGGCCGGCGAGCTCGACGTGGGCTATTACGAAGCCGGTCCCGCCGACGGCATTCCGGTGCTGCTGCTGCACGGCTACCCCTACGACATCCACAGCTATGCCGATGTCGCGCCGCTGCTCGCGGCCCGGGGCTGCCGCGTGATCGTGCCGCACTTGCGCGGGCACGGCAGCACGCGCTTTCTCGACAGCGCCAATCCGCGCTCGGCGCAGCAGGCGGCGGTGGCGCTCGACCAGATCGCGCTGCTCGACGCGCTGGGCATCGACCGTGCGGTGATCGTGGGCTATGACTGGGGCGCGCGCACCGGCTGCATCATGGCGGCGTTGTGGCCCGAGCGCTGCATCGGGCTGCTGTCGGTCAATGGCTACATCATGACCAACCGGCCCGGCAACCAGAAGCCGCTGCCCGCCAAGGTGGAACTGGGCTGGTGGTACCAGTACTACTTCGCGACCGAGCGCGGCCGCCTCGGGCTGGAGGCGAACCGGCGCGACATCGCCCGCATTCTGTGGAGCACGAACTCGCCCAAGTGGGCCTACGACGACGCCACCTTCGAGCGCACAGCGGCGTCGTTCGACAACCCCGACTACGTGCAGATCGTCATCCACAACTACCGCTGGCGGCTGGGCCTGGCCGATGGATTTCCGCAATACGAAGCGTATGAAAAGCGCCTGGCCGCCTTCCCCAGCATCAAGGTGCCCACGATCACCATGGACGGCGACTCCGACGGCGTGGTGCCCGCTACCGACGGCACCGCCTATGCCGCCAAGTTCACCGGCCCGCGCACCCACCTGGTGGTGAACGCCGGACATAACGTGCCGCAGGAAACGCCGCAGGTGTTTGCCGACGCGGTGTGGAGGCTGGCTTCGGCGCGCGGCTGATGCCCTCCGGCGCAACGTAGTGTGGCGCGCCGGCCTGCCGGATACACAGGCATACAAAGCCGCCGGCCCGGCGGCGCGGCCGGGCTACATTGCGGGCTGCCCGATCTTCTGGGCTGCACCATCGCACCGCCATGAACGCCAAGACTTCCGACCACATCCTCATCGTCGACGACGACCGGGAAATCCGCGAACTGCTCACAACCTATCTCGTGAAGAACGGCCTTCGCGTGGCGGCCGTGCCCACGGGCCGGCACATGCGCGCGGCGCTGGAGGAGTCGGGGCCGTTCGACCTGATCATCCTGGACCTGATGCTGCCGGGCGAAGACGGCCTCACGCTGTGCCGCGACCTGCGCACCGGCAAGTACAAGGCCACGCCGATCCTGATGCTCACCGCGCGCAGCGAGGAGGCCGACCGCATCCTGGGCCTGGAGATGGGCGCCGACGACTATCTGGCCAAGCCTTTCTCGGCGCGCGAGCTGCTGGCGCGCATCCGGTCGGTGCTGCGCCGCACGCGCATGCTGCCGCCGAACATGCGCTCTACCGAAGCGGCGTCGAAGCTGGCGTTCGGCGAGTGGCAGGTGGACACGACCGCGCGTCACTTGCTGGACGACAGCGGGGTGATGGTGGCGCTGAGCGGCGCCGAATACCGGCTGCTGCGCGTGTTTCTAGATCATCCGCAGAAGGTGTTGAGCCGTGACCAGCTGCTGAGCCTGACGCAGGGGCGCGAGGCGGAGTTGTTCGAGCGATCCATCGACCTGCTGGTGAGCCGGTTGCGCCAGCGGTTGCGGGACGATGCGCGGGAGCCGCGCTACATCAAGACGGTGCGCAGCGAGGGCTATGTGCTGGCGGCGTCGGTCGAGCCGGTGGACTGACGCGGGGGACGCGGGTCTACACTTTCGGAATGATCAAAGCTCTATTCCTGCCGTTGAGTGTTCTGCTGATCACCGCATGCGCACAGCCTGCGCCGCCACCGCGGGTCGGCATGGCGAATCCGGCCTCGGTCTATTGTCAGAGCCTAGGGGGCAAGACGCTCATGAGGTCGAACGACAAGGGGCAGTACGGGGTTTGCCAGTTGCCGGATGGCACGCAGATCGAGGAGTGGGAGCTCTATCGGCGCGACCATCCTGCGAAGTAGGGCGGCCTCGCTACGACGGCTTGCGTGGGCGCAGGCCGTCCGACTGCCTGGCGGTGATGCATTGGCAGCTCACCGGGTTGCGTATTTCGTGCGCGATGCCGCCTGAGAGGAAGAGCAGGGCTAGCCAGAGTTTCTTCATTGCCATTGTTCCGGGTTTGGTTTTCTTGATGCTGTGTTCGGGGCGCGTGCACAGGGCACCCTGCCGGTGCTCGGCTGATCAACAAATGCCCTGAAGCAGCCAGCATCAAGACCCCACAGGCAAAGGCTCGGCCAGCAACGCCTGGATCTTCTTCTCCGTGGCGCCATAGCTGCCCTCGCCGAAGTGCGAGTAGACGATCTTTCCCTGCTTGTCGATCAGGTACACGGCGGGCCAGTACTGGTTCTTGAAGGCCTTCCAGGTGCCGTAGCTGTTGTCCTGCGCCACGGCATGGGTGATCTGCAGGCGCTGGATCGCGTCCTTCACGTTCTTGGTCGACTTTTCGTAGGCGAACTCGGGCGTGTGCACGCCCACCACGACGAGGCCCTTGTCCTTGTACTTCGCGTTCCAGTCTTTCACGTAGGGCAGGTGGTTGAGGCAGTTGATGCAGGTGTAGGTCCAGAAGTCGACCAGCACGACCTTGCCGCGCAACTCCTCGAGCTTGAGCGGCTGGGAGTTGAGCCAGGTGTCGATGTTCTGGAAGTCGGGGGCAGGCTGGGCCTGCGCGGCGGGAATGTCGCCGCCCAGCGGCGGTGCCGCGAAAGTCAGCGTCAGGGCTGCCGCTGATGCCGCGATGGCTACAGCGAAGAAGGTGGCGGGAGAGCGCAGTCGCATGATGGTGATTCCTTCTTGAAAGAGTGATGGGTGCTCGATGAGCGAGGCCCATTCTTCGGCGCGTTCGCCCTCGTCGGGGTGCATTGCGTATGCCTCTGTATCCGGCGCGGGAACGCCACACACTACGTTTCGCGCAAGGCCGCGCAAACCAAACGTCACATATCGGTCATGCGCGCCGGATAGGCTCGCCCGCACGCCAGACAGGCCGCAATCGACAAGACACACGCGGCCGCACTCCCAACAGATCCCTTCGTTGCCGACTCCCCGCCACATGACTCGTACTTCCGCATCGGGCGGTGCCCTGACACTGTCCTGGTGTCTTGTCATGGCGCTGTGGATCGGCGCGGCCCACGCGGCCACGACCTCGGCCGAAGACGGCGGCGCGGAACTGCTGCGCTTCGATCTGCCGGTGCAGCCGCTGGAGATGTCGCTTGCGGTGTTCGGCCGCGTCACGGGTTATTCGGTGCTGGTCGCGAGCAGTCTCACGGCCGGCCGCGAGGCCGCCGCGG
This region includes:
- a CDS encoding Crp/Fnr family transcriptional regulator, encoding MYLHPLIANVPPAERAALVQCSELRSYRRNDVVLNADEWTDRIYCVAGGLLRVVAHGREDGGDVTTDFIRQDDFFLSPSFSEDRYQAMQTLVAALPSSVYLVPVAAVRKLCGLYPEVAIGLLGLAMKRMSVIRGQLRRISALSSEDLVSRVLHQLTQLAPAVTGGYDKRITQSVIASYSGLSREVVNKTMRDLESRGLVRRDEHGVHVDADFAATDFGGLLPLEENLSHIAPHQASPMFAPDMFETPRGSPSRAGKSGRP
- a CDS encoding cytochrome c biogenesis protein DipZ translates to MLLLIVAYLGGVLTILSPCILPVLPFVFASAGRPFRSHGLPLLLGMALAFAAVATLAAVGGGWVVAANQYGRYAAIAMLALFGLALLVPSLAQRMSRPLVALGLRLASPGGSQSSVFAPLLLGVGTGLLWAPCAGPILGLILTGAALNGASIGTSLLLLAYAVGACTSLAAALLFGGRLFAMLKGSLRTGEWVRRGAGVAVLAGVGAIASGLDTGLLSQLSFGTTSALEKALVEKVGTNMPSAPRASFDRSGLMLASTAAPRPALALRDEGAIAPLAGATEWINSPPLTAESLRGKVVLVDFWTYSCINCLRTLPYVRAWADKYKDAGLVVLGVHAPEFAFEKLPANVRKATKDLGIGFPVAVDSNYAIWRAFGNQYWPALYFVDAQGRIRHHQFGEGGYEKSEQVIQQLLAEAGRGAAAGPLVSPEGQGTQAAAGASPALSGETYLGYERASNFASPGGIASDRARVYQAPSSLRENRWALSGEWTVGAERAVLGKAQGRIAYRFHARDLHLVLGPSADGTPVRFRVRIDGKPPLADHGTDTDAQGDGTIDTQRLYQLVRQSANGADRLFEIEFLDAGAQAYVFTFG
- a CDS encoding ATP-binding protein; this encodes MPNTASLPAPAIGLRRLTPRSLFSRVTLIIVIGLAIAQLLTFAAIRYERGMALRELMMIGIERDIASSVAILDRLPAAERESWLARLERRNYRFVLGGSAEGTPPDTAMSRQFAKAIVDAMRPFQIVKVGQVSSPREGLQIEVRLSDGSTLVVHARRVDMPVSSWVMWLLWIQLLVLAVCAWYAVRLVTRPLAQLADAADELGPDLKGQQLSEDGPTEVAHAARAFNAMQKRIAGYMAERVEILAAISHDLQTPITRMRLRTDLMDNEQDRGKFRQDLDAMNALVREGVTYARTLHGATEPPCRIDADALFESMLADYEDSGERVLLEGRAGAPIVTRPNALRRILTNLIDNALKFGTDVRLQVRIDGDRLALLVVDNGPGIPPDDLENVLKPFYRVENSRNRSTGGTGLGLAIAHQLAMAMGAELTLRNRDEGGLEARLTMYTRAALPG
- a CDS encoding alpha/beta fold hydrolase, giving the protein MTAQPINRQRRHLLGGAAASLAAVQLAFMGSAQAAGIGASAGTTRKLEPIRQIKAGELDVGYYEAGPADGIPVLLLHGYPYDIHSYADVAPLLAARGCRVIVPHLRGHGSTRFLDSANPRSAQQAAVALDQIALLDALGIDRAVIVGYDWGARTGCIMAALWPERCIGLLSVNGYIMTNRPGNQKPLPAKVELGWWYQYYFATERGRLGLEANRRDIARILWSTNSPKWAYDDATFERTAASFDNPDYVQIVIHNYRWRLGLADGFPQYEAYEKRLAAFPSIKVPTITMDGDSDGVVPATDGTAYAAKFTGPRTHLVVNAGHNVPQETPQVFADAVWRLASARG
- a CDS encoding response regulator; protein product: MNAKTSDHILIVDDDREIRELLTTYLVKNGLRVAAVPTGRHMRAALEESGPFDLIILDLMLPGEDGLTLCRDLRTGKYKATPILMLTARSEEADRILGLEMGADDYLAKPFSARELLARIRSVLRRTRMLPPNMRSTEAASKLAFGEWQVDTTARHLLDDSGVMVALSGAEYRLLRVFLDHPQKVLSRDQLLSLTQGREAELFERSIDLLVSRLRQRLRDDAREPRYIKTVRSEGYVLAASVEPVD
- a CDS encoding putative hemolysin produces the protein MIKALFLPLSVLLITACAQPAPPPRVGMANPASVYCQSLGGKTLMRSNDKGQYGVCQLPDGTQIEEWELYRRDHPAK
- a CDS encoding thioredoxin family protein, which encodes MRLRSPATFFAVAIAASAAALTLTFAAPPLGGDIPAAQAQPAPDFQNIDTWLNSQPLKLEELRGKVVLVDFWTYTCINCLNHLPYVKDWNAKYKDKGLVVVGVHTPEFAYEKSTKNVKDAIQRLQITHAVAQDNSYGTWKAFKNQYWPAVYLIDKQGKIVYSHFGEGSYGATEKKIQALLAEPLPVGS